One segment of Candidatus Thermoplasmatota archaeon DNA contains the following:
- the purM gene encoding phosphoribosylformylglycinamidine cyclo-ligase, with product MKGMSYADAGVNIGVEEKAVSNILSAVGYKNDKVGLGGHKLVLCTDGVGSKVIIANEMRKWDTVGIDCIAMNVNDALCMGARPLAFVDYLAMEKTDPVMAEEIGKGLKKGADISGIPIIGGETATLPEIITGFDLAGTCVGVVETELPKKILPGDIIIGLRSSGLHSNGYTLARKIFTENGYSYHDTFPGMDGKIGDILLIPTQIYVGEILELMKSVDVKGIAHITGSGLRKMKRMSLDVLFSIDEPFEPQKIFKVMQELGNISDEEMYQTFNMGMGMAIVVSLNDANNALAILKKNSEMEAKIVGKVKKGKGVEVPSLRVEY from the coding sequence ATGAAAGGAATGAGCTATGCAGATGCGGGTGTGAATATTGGCGTGGAGGAAAAAGCCGTATCGAACATATTATCCGCGGTGGGCTATAAAAATGATAAAGTTGGTTTGGGCGGTCATAAGCTTGTTCTCTGCACCGACGGGGTGGGTTCAAAAGTCATTATAGCAAATGAGATGCGGAAGTGGGATACCGTCGGAATAGACTGCATTGCGATGAATGTTAATGACGCACTTTGCATGGGCGCCCGTCCGTTAGCATTTGTTGATTATCTTGCGATGGAAAAGACAGATCCTGTCATGGCCGAGGAGATAGGAAAAGGGCTGAAGAAAGGAGCGGATATTTCAGGAATTCCCATAATAGGGGGAGAGACTGCCACTCTTCCAGAAATTATAACCGGTTTTGACCTTGCCGGCACGTGCGTTGGTGTTGTTGAAACCGAATTGCCGAAGAAAATTTTGCCTGGAGATATAATCATCGGGTTGAGAAGCAGCGGATTGCATTCTAATGGATATACCCTTGCAAGGAAGATATTTACGGAGAACGGCTATTCATATCATGATACCTTTCCTGGAATGGACGGTAAGATAGGGGATATACTTCTAATACCCACGCAGATATATGTGGGGGAGATTCTGGAACTGATGAAAAGTGTTGATGTGAAAGGAATTGCACACATAACGGGCAGCGGATTGAGAAAGATGAAGCGGATGTCGCTTGATGTCTTATTTTCGATAGATGAACCCTTTGAGCCCCAGAAAATATTCAAGGTTATGCAGGAACTCGGAAACATAAGCGATGAAGAGATGTATCAGACATTCAACATGGGGATGGGCATGGCAATTGTGGTGAGCTTAAATGATGCGAACAATGCCCTGGCGATTCTAAAGAAAAACTCCGAAATGGAAGCCAAAATTGTGGGAAAGGTAAAGAAGGGAAAGGGTGTTGAAGTACCGTCGCTGAGAGTGGAGTATTGA
- a CDS encoding type II toxin-antitoxin system RelE/ParE family toxin, which produces MYKVIFSKKAASFVKNLRKGYRNKIKDVVEILRENPFGHPYKKIRGETNIYRIRIGKYRVLYELNKPESKIIIIKVDKRDKMYRF; this is translated from the coding sequence ATGTATAAGGTGATCTTTTCTAAGAAGGCAGCAAGCTTTGTTAAAAACTTGAGAAAAGGATATAGGAACAAAATAAAAGATGTTGTGGAAATATTGAGAGAGAATCCCTTTGGACATCCTTATAAAAAGATTAGAGGAGAAACTAATATCTACAGAATAAGGATTGGAAAATACAGGGTTTTGTATGAATTGAATAAACCGGAAAGTAAAATCATTATTATCAAGGTGGATAAAAGAGATAAGATGTATAGATTCTAG